One window from the genome of Trabulsiella odontotermitis encodes:
- a CDS encoding dihydroxyacetone kinase subunit DhaK, with product MSRFFFNDRKQLVNDAIEGLVLSAPHGNLVKLDIDPAIRIVARGDWDKSRVAVISGGGSGHEPAHAGFVGKGMLTAAVCGDLFASPSVDAVLNAIVAVTGDRGCLLIVKNYTGDRLNFGLAAEKAKRYGLKVEMVIVADDIALPDNKQPRGIAGTALVHKIAGYAAEQGKSLCEVRDIAQQACNSVFSLGVAMEICNLPGSEDDESRIRHGQVELGLGIHGEPGASTVDSHNSKTIIDTLVEPLKEKVGEARVAVLINNLGGVSALEMALLTKELAHSALKDQLAYLIGPAPLVSSLDMKGFSLSLLTLNPVFEAALKEEVETVGWQKPVAFAPLKTLKHGKIHDSVEATPSDNPRVKALVATATQTLISLENRLNALDAKVGDGDTGSTFAEGAREIAQLLAQNKLPLNNTAQLLQLTGERLATVMGGSSGVLMSIFFTAAGQSVQDGKALPDALLNGLKQMKHYGGADLGDRTLIDALQPALEALRDSDLSAAITAAKQGAARTATMQKAGAGRSSYVNKQNLDGVTDPGAVAIAEVFAAIGQ from the coding sequence ATGTCCAGATTCTTTTTTAATGACCGCAAACAGCTGGTTAATGATGCCATTGAAGGTTTAGTGTTGTCTGCGCCGCATGGCAATCTTGTGAAGCTGGATATTGATCCGGCGATTCGTATCGTCGCGCGCGGCGACTGGGATAAATCCCGCGTGGCGGTGATTTCTGGCGGCGGTTCGGGGCACGAGCCTGCACACGCCGGGTTCGTCGGCAAAGGGATGCTGACCGCTGCGGTGTGTGGCGATCTGTTTGCTTCGCCGAGTGTCGACGCGGTGCTGAATGCCATCGTGGCGGTGACCGGCGATCGCGGCTGCCTGTTGATTGTGAAAAACTATACCGGCGATCGCCTTAACTTTGGTCTCGCGGCAGAGAAAGCGAAACGCTACGGCCTGAAGGTGGAAATGGTGATCGTCGCCGACGACATCGCGCTGCCGGACAACAAACAGCCGCGCGGCATTGCCGGTACAGCGCTGGTGCATAAAATCGCCGGTTACGCCGCCGAACAGGGCAAATCGCTGTGCGAAGTACGCGACATCGCCCAACAGGCCTGTAACAGTGTGTTCAGCCTCGGTGTGGCGATGGAAATCTGCAATCTGCCGGGCAGCGAGGATGACGAAAGCCGCATCAGGCACGGACAGGTTGAGCTGGGACTGGGGATCCACGGCGAGCCGGGTGCGTCCACCGTCGACAGCCACAACAGCAAAACGATCATTGATACGCTGGTGGAACCGCTGAAAGAAAAAGTGGGCGAGGCGCGCGTCGCGGTACTGATTAACAACCTCGGCGGCGTGTCGGCGCTGGAGATGGCGCTGCTGACGAAAGAGCTGGCGCACTCGGCGCTGAAAGATCAACTGGCGTACCTGATTGGCCCGGCGCCGCTGGTCAGTTCCCTCGACATGAAAGGCTTTTCGCTGTCGCTGCTGACGTTGAATCCCGTCTTTGAAGCGGCGCTAAAAGAAGAGGTTGAAACCGTCGGCTGGCAGAAACCCGTTGCCTTCGCGCCGTTGAAGACGCTGAAGCACGGTAAAATTCACGACAGCGTGGAAGCGACGCCGTCTGACAACCCGCGCGTGAAAGCGCTGGTAGCGACGGCAACACAGACGCTGATCAGCCTCGAAAACCGGCTGAACGCGCTCGATGCGAAAGTCGGTGACGGCGATACCGGTTCCACCTTTGCTGAAGGCGCGCGTGAAATCGCGCAGTTACTGGCGCAGAACAAACTGCCGCTGAATAACACTGCGCAACTGCTCCAGTTGACCGGCGAACGGCTGGCTACGGTGATGGGCGGCTCCAGTGGCGTGTTGATGTCTATCTTCTTCACGGCGGCGGGGCAGTCGGTGCAGGATGGCAAAGCATTGCCGGATGCGCTGCTGAACGGCCTGAAGCAGATGAAACATTACGGCGGCGCAGATCTCGGCGATCGCACGTTGATCGACGCACTCCAGCCCGCGCTGGAAGCGTTGCGCGACAGTGATCTCAGCGCGGCCATCACCGCGGCGAAACAGGGCGCAGCACGCACGGCGACGATGCAAAAAGCAGGTGCCGGACGTTCGTCCTACGTGAATAAACAGAATCTCGACGGCGTGACCGACCCGGGGGCAGTGGCGATTGCGGAGGTGTTTGCGGCGATCGGGCAATAA
- a CDS encoding helicase HerA-like C-terminal domain-containing protein, with protein MSAPLLIARTIDKELFLLPGMANRHGLITGATGTGKTVTLQKLAESFSEIGVPVFMADVKGDLTGVAKAGQSSEKLQERLKKIGATNWDPHDNPVVLWDIFSEKGHPVRATVSDLGPLLLARLLNLNEVQSGVLNIIFQIADDQGLLLLDFKDLRAITQYIGDNAKGFQNQYGNISSASVGAIQRGLLTLEQQGAEHFFGEPMLDIKDWMRTDSNGKGIINILSAEKLYQMPKLYAASLLWMLSELYEQLPEAGDLEKPKLVFFFDEAHLLFSDAPDVLLDKVEQVIRLIRSKGVGVYFVSQNPSDVPDKVLGQLGNRVQHALRAFTPKDQKAVKAAAETMRANPAFDTEKAIQELGTGEALISFLDEKGSPSVVERAMVIAPCSRMGPVTDDERNGLINNSPMYGKYEDDVDRESAFEMLQKGVQVATEAQSAPPAKGNNVEVDDGILGGLKDILFGTTGPRGGKRDGVVQTMAKSAARQVTNQIVRGVLGSLLGGRRR; from the coding sequence ATGAGCGCACCCTTGTTAATAGCGCGTACCATCGATAAAGAGCTGTTTTTGTTGCCAGGCATGGCGAACCGGCATGGACTGATTACCGGTGCGACGGGGACCGGCAAAACCGTCACCCTGCAGAAGCTGGCGGAATCCTTTTCGGAGATTGGCGTTCCGGTCTTTATGGCCGACGTGAAAGGCGACCTGACCGGCGTCGCTAAAGCGGGGCAATCGTCAGAAAAGTTACAGGAGCGACTCAAAAAGATTGGCGCGACCAACTGGGATCCTCATGATAATCCGGTGGTGCTATGGGATATCTTCAGCGAAAAAGGCCACCCGGTGCGCGCCACCGTTTCTGACCTGGGACCGTTGCTGCTCGCCCGGTTGCTGAACCTTAATGAAGTGCAATCCGGCGTGCTGAACATTATTTTCCAGATTGCTGATGACCAGGGCCTGCTGCTGCTCGATTTCAAAGATCTGCGCGCCATTACGCAGTACATCGGCGATAACGCCAAAGGCTTCCAGAACCAGTACGGCAACATCAGCAGCGCGTCGGTGGGCGCTATTCAGCGTGGGCTACTGACGCTGGAGCAACAAGGTGCGGAACACTTCTTCGGCGAGCCGATGCTCGACATCAAAGACTGGATGCGTACTGACAGCAACGGCAAGGGGATCATCAACATCCTCAGCGCGGAAAAGCTCTACCAGATGCCGAAACTCTACGCCGCCAGCCTGCTGTGGATGCTCTCCGAACTGTATGAACAACTGCCGGAAGCGGGTGATCTCGAAAAACCGAAACTGGTGTTCTTCTTCGATGAAGCGCATCTGCTATTCAGCGACGCGCCTGACGTTCTGCTGGATAAAGTCGAACAGGTGATCCGCCTGATCCGTTCAAAAGGGGTCGGCGTGTATTTTGTGTCGCAAAACCCGTCCGACGTGCCGGACAAGGTGCTCGGGCAACTGGGTAACCGCGTTCAGCATGCGCTGCGCGCCTTTACGCCGAAAGATCAGAAAGCGGTGAAAGCCGCAGCGGAAACCATGCGCGCCAACCCGGCGTTTGATACCGAGAAAGCCATTCAGGAGCTGGGCACCGGCGAAGCGCTGATCTCCTTCCTCGACGAAAAAGGCAGCCCGTCAGTGGTGGAGCGCGCGATGGTAATCGCCCCCTGCTCGCGAATGGGGCCAGTGACGGATGATGAGCGCAACGGGCTTATCAACAACTCGCCAATGTACGGCAAATACGAAGATGACGTCGATCGTGAATCCGCCTTTGAGATGCTGCAAAAAGGCGTTCAGGTGGCGACAGAAGCACAGAGCGCGCCACCGGCTAAAGGCAATAACGTGGAAGTTGATGACGGCATTCTCGGCGGTCTGAAGGATATTCTCTTCGGGACTACCGGGCCACGTGGTGGCAAGCGAGACGGCGTGGTGCAGACCATGGCGAAAAGCGCGGCGCGTCAGGTGACGAACCAGATTGTGCGTGGCGTGCTGGGAAGTTTGTTAGGCGGAAGACGCCGGTAG